A window of Gemmatimonadota bacterium genomic DNA:
TCGTGTTTGCAGCAGAGGTCTGCGATGAAGACGAGTTCTGCTTCGGAGAAGACTTTGCCCGTGGGATTGTGTGGCGTGTTGAGGATGAGTGCGCGCGCGCGTTTTGCCGCGGTAGTCCATTCGTCTTTGTCGAGTGCCCAGCCATCGCTTTTTTCGCGCAGGGTGACATATTTGCAATGTAGCCCGAAAAGGCTGGCCTGGTTGGGATACATTTCGTGAAAGGGTTGTAAGACGATGACGCTATCGCCGGGATTGCACAGGGCGCGAAGTGTTGAGGATAGTCCTTCGGTCGCACCTGCGGTGACGGTGATTTGCGTTTCGGGGTTGGGGCGAAAGGCGTAGAATCGCCAGGTGTAGTCTGCGATGGCTTCCCGAAGTTCGGGCAGGCCGTAGGGAAAGGAGTACTGGTTGTAGCGGTCGTGCTGGGGTTGGAGGATAGCGCAGAGGTCTTTGAAGGAACGGTTATCGTTTCCCGGGTTGCGCGAGAGGAGGTCGCGCAGGGTGAGTGCGTGCAATTGCTCGGTGCCTTCATCTGAGCCACCCAGTATGGCGGCGATGCCCGCCCAGGCGAGGTCGTAGAGTACGGGTTCGTCTGTGATTCCCTGAGAGAGGTTCACGGCATTGTGCTCAAGGGATAGACGGGTCATGCGCCGGATGACGGATTCTTGTGGGGCAGAATCTCTTATCCCAGCAATTTCTGTTCCCATGTTTTTATGTATTCTTCGGGCGATAGTTGGCTGTCCGGCGCGCTTCGATGTTTGTCGTACATGTCTTCTGCCTGTGCTGCGATGACCTCTGGATCTTCGGGAATTTCACCCTGGTCGCCATAGGTTTCGATCCAGTTGTCGAGGCGCGCGCTAAGGTCGTTGAGCACGTTCTGATGGTCTTCTGACTCTGCGAGGTTTTCGACTTCGTGGGGATCGGCTTGCAGGTCGTAGAGTTCTTCGTAAGGGCGATAGGACGCGAGGAATTTCGCCTGTGCTTCGGTGAGTTTGCCTTCTTTGCCGAGCAGGGGAAGGAGTGTCCAGAGAGGGTA
This region includes:
- a CDS encoding aminotransferase class I/II-fold pyridoxal phosphate-dependent enzyme, encoding MGTEIAGIRDSAPQESVIRRMTRLSLEHNAVNLSQGITDEPVLYDLAWAGIAAILGGSDEGTEQLHALTLRDLLSRNPGNDNRSFKDLCAILQPQHDRYNQYSFPYGLPELREAIADYTWRFYAFRPNPETQITVTAGATEGLSSTLRALCNPGDSVIVLQPFHEMYPNQASLFGLHCKYVTLREKSDGWALDKDEWTTAAKRARALILNTPHNPTGKVFSEAELVFIADLCCKHDLFLITDEIYEHILYGDCVHICPATLAGMAERTIVINAITKTANASGWRVGWVISPEQHTPRIRAVHDTLVVQAPTPLQKGAEHLLRLPDAIFKNIHKPFSQKRDLLLKALQSTGFKITPPDGSYYLFADYRSVPTLCDMNATDAALYMTREIGVTPVPGDNFYATGNEGDRYLRFAFCRTLDSLSEAAERLKNLKT
- a CDS encoding DUF4976 domain-containing protein; protein product: YPLWTLLPLLGKEGKLTEAQAKFLASYRPYEELYDLQADPHEVENLAESEDHQNVLNDLSARLDNWIETYGDQGEIPEDPEVIAAQAEDMYDKHRSAPDSQLSPEEYIKTWEQKLLG